The window GCAAGGGCGGCCAGCCGCGCGTTGTATTCGACGAGCTCGGCGTCTCCGGTGCGGTCGGCATGCCGGTCGCGGCGCTTCTGCACGCGATCATCGTCGCGCGCCCACGAGATGCCGACGATCACCGCGAGGATGAGCGTCGGAATCTCGCCGACCGACCAGGCGATGCCGCCGCCGACATACTGATCGGCCAGCGGCGTGGCACCCCAGGTGCGCCCCATCGACCCGAACCACTCGGCCACCATGAGTCCGGAGTGCATCATGATCGTGATGCCGAAGAACGCGTGCGTGGCCATCACGAGGATCAGAATGACCAGCCGCAGGGCGTAGGGCAGCCGCGAAGGGACCGGATCGATGCCGATCAGCGACTGCACGAAAAGGTACCCCGAGATGAGAAAGTGCACGATCATCCACTCGTGCCCGAGATGGTCGTACATCGCCCAGCGCAGCAGATCGGAGAAATAGAACACCCACAGCGACGCGGCGAAGATCACCGCCGCCACGATCGGGTTGGTGATCACCCGCGCGAACGGACTGTGCACCGCCCACATGATCCACTCGCGTGCTCCGCGCGTGCCGTCGTGCCGCTTCTGAATGGCGCGCAGCGCCAGGGTCACCGGCGCCCCCGGCACCAAGAGCATCGGGATCGCCATGGTCAACAGCATGTGGCCCATCATGTGCACGCTGAACAGGTAGTCCTGGTAGGCGTTCAGCGGCCCGTTGGTGACCCACGCGAGAAGCACCAGGCCGAGAATCCAGAACACAGTGCGATAGATCGGCCATCGGTCGCCGCGTCGGTGCAGCCGCCACACCCCGGCAAGGTAGAAGAACGCACCGAACGCGCACAGCACCGCCCACAGCAGGTCGATGTCCCACTGGGTGAACCAGCGTGCCATCGTCAGCTCGGGGGGCAGGGGCGATCCGGTGAGGATCTCGGCCGGCGTCTCAGCCAACGGCACCTGAGCGCCCGCGGGCGGTGGGGTGCGGGCCAGGGCGACAGCGGCACCGCTCGCGATGCCCATGATCACCAGTTCGACGAGTACGAAACGCCAGAAACGGCGGGATGCCGCATCCTGCCGTACCTGGGAGATCAGGCGTGTGCGGTACACCGTGCCCAGCAGACCGAGCAGCACGAGGGCTGAAGCCTTCACCAGCACGAGCGTGCCATATCCCGAATCGAACAGGTCGTTCAGATCGCCCAGGCCGATGACAGCCCGCGCAACGCCCGAGACGGCGACCACGACGAAGGCCACGATGGCGATCGACGAGTAGCGCCCGAGCACATCGGCCATGCGGTCGCGGTCAAGCAGCGGACGCACGATGACCAGCAGCACCAGGCCGCCGACCCACACCGCGGCCCCCGCCATGTGCAGGACCATCGCCGTCACAGCGATGTTGTGCGACGCCAGGTCGCCGGAGTGGCCCTGGGTGGCCATCGGAATCAGCGCGGCCAGCGCCGCGATCGCCACCAGCAGGGTGCTCGTCCACCCGCGCACGGCGAAGGTCAGCACCGTCAGCACCGCGCCGGCCAGCGTTGTGATCAGCCAGGTCAGCCCGGCCTCGGTCGTGGTCAGCCAGGTGCCCAGCTGCCCGCCGAACGTGTTGTCGAGCCCCACCGTCGGGTTGAAGGTGAGGACGAAGGTGAGAAACCCGGTGGCGGCCGCGGCGACAGTGAAGATGGCGGCCGAGAGGGATGCCACGCTCAGCGCGAGTTCGAAGGGCTTCTCGTCGGCGCGCAGGGCGAACAGGGCGGTCACCAGCGTGCCGCAGAGCCCTGCCGCCGACAGGTTCACCACCATCGTGATCAGCGGCAGTCCCCAGCGCACGAAGGGCCCCGGGTCTCCCAGCGGCAGCGGCGCGGCGCCCCCGCCGTAGGCGAGCGCCCACAGCGCCGCAAGAAGCGCGGCCACGACGAGGAGCGCAGGCCCGGCCATGCGCAGCGCGCGGGCGGGTGCCATGCCTCCCGAGGCGACGCCTGCGGAAGCGGATGTGCGGGTCACCCCTCCAGCCTAAGCGGGTCGGGGACGGTGCAGCCGCCTCGGCAGAGCTCGCGTGCCAGAGGGGGATGCCGCGGCCTGCGGCATCCCCCTCTTCGGCGTTCGTCTTACTTGACGGCAGCCTTCAGCTTCGAACCGGCGGTGACCTTCACGCGCTTGCCGGCAGGGATCTTGATCTCGGCGCCGGTCTGCGGGTTGCGGCCGGTGCGGGCCGCGGTGGCGACCTGCTCGAAGGCGATCCAGCCCGGGATCGAGACCTTGCTGCCCTTGGCGACGGCCTCGGAGACCGTGGCGAAGAGAGAGTCCAGAACGCTCGAGACGGTGGACTGGCTCTGGCCGGTCGCGCTGGCAATGCTCGCAACGAGCTCGGTCTTGGTGATGGACTTGTCAGCCATATGGGTGTGTCCTCCAGACGGCGGACCCGCCGCCTTTGTCTACGGAACCGAAGGACGTTGGTGCCCCCCGGCTGGTCTTTGCGACCGGGTCCGAATGTACCAAGAAACCGCGGAATCATGCGGATTTCGCGGCATCCGTCGCAGAATCACCCGGCGTGTCGGCGGTTTTCGTGTGGCAGATGTTACTGATGTGACAGACGGGATGCCGCAGGCATGACGAAGGCCGGAACCCACACGGGCTCCGGCCTTCGGTGAATCGGGCTCTACCAGCTCGACTTGGTCACGCCGGGCAGCTCACCACGGTGGGCCATGTCGCGGAAGCGCACGCGCGAGACGCCGAACTTCGACAGGTGGCCGCGCGGGCGGCCGTCGATGACGTCGCGGTTGCGCAGGCGCACCGGCGAGGCGTTGCGGGGCAGCTTCTGCAGGCCGACACGGGCGGCCTCGCGCTGCTCGTCGGTGGAGGCCGGGTCGACCAGCTGCTTCTTCAGCTCGGCACGCTTCTCGGCGTAACGGGCGACGACCTCCGCGCGCTGGTTGTTGCGCGCGATCTTGCTCTTCTTGGCCATGCGATCAGCGCTCCTCTCGGAATTCAACGTGCTTGCGCACGACGGGGTCGTACTTCTTCAGCACGATGCGGTCGGGGTTGTTGCGGCGGTTCTTGCGCGTCACGTAGGTGTACCCGGTGCCGGCGGTCGAACGCAGCTTGATGATCGGACGGACGTCCTGGGCCTTCTTCGCCATCAGAGCTTCACACCCTTCGCGATGAGGTCCTTCACGACCGACTCGATGCCACGGGCGTCGATCACCTTGATGCCCTTGGCGGACACGTTGAGGGTGATCTTACGACCCAGCGACGGGACGAAATAGGTCTTCTTCTGCACGTTCGGGTCGAAGCGGCGCTTCGTCCGGCGGTGCGAGTGCGAGATGTTGTGACCGAAGCCGGGAACCGCTCCGGTCACCTGGCACACTGCAGCCATGGTGATGTCTCCTTCTGTACCGTGACGCCGGACGGCGCCACCCAAGATCCCTTGTCTGCGTCTCGCGACACCCCTCGTCAGCGCCCGGATGCACCGGTCGCCTGTTGAGCGAAGTGAGACGAAACGCGAACTGCGCGCTGGAGTGCGTGCAGACAAAGAACGAGTTTAGCATGGCCGGGCGTGTCGCCTTGACCGGCGTGGGGCAGGGGTCGCGGGTCGCGGCTGCGCGACGGGCTGCGCGGCGCGGTGCTTCACCCCGCGAAACTCACTCCACCGCGCGAAACACCGTGCATTGCGCCAAGTCTCGCGCGAAACCATGAGCCTCGACGCGCCAAGCTCGCGGCCCTGGCCCACCCGGCCACCGGGCCACCCAAAACACCTCGCCGGCAACACACCGCCGGTTCACGACGCGAACTCAGCCCTCTTCCCGGCGCTGCTCCGCGCCCCCACCCCGCGAAACTCACTCCACCGCGCGAAACACCGCGCATTGCGCGCAGTCTCGCGCGAAACCATAAGTCTCGACGCGCAAAGCCCGGGGCCCTGGCCCACCGGCCCACCCAAAACACCTCGCCGGCCACACCACCGGTTCACGACGCGAACTCAGCCCTCTTCCCGGCGCTGCTCCGCGCCCCCACCCCGCGAAACTCACTCCACCGCGCGAAACACCGCGCATTGCGCC is drawn from Microbacterium protaetiae and contains these coding sequences:
- a CDS encoding HU family DNA-binding protein, with the protein product MADKSITKTELVASIASATGQSQSTVSSVLDSLFATVSEAVAKGSKVSIPGWIAFEQVATAARTGRNPQTGAEIKIPAGKRVKVTAGSKLKAAVK
- a CDS encoding cytochrome c oxidase assembly protein, whose translation is MAPARALRMAGPALLVVAALLAALWALAYGGGAAPLPLGDPGPFVRWGLPLITMVVNLSAAGLCGTLVTALFALRADEKPFELALSVASLSAAIFTVAAAATGFLTFVLTFNPTVGLDNTFGGQLGTWLTTTEAGLTWLITTLAGAVLTVLTFAVRGWTSTLLVAIAALAALIPMATQGHSGDLASHNIAVTAMVLHMAGAAVWVGGLVLLVIVRPLLDRDRMADVLGRYSSIAIVAFVVVAVSGVARAVIGLGDLNDLFDSGYGTLVLVKASALVLLGLLGTVYRTRLISQVRQDAASRRFWRFVLVELVIMGIASGAAVALARTPPPAGAQVPLAETPAEILTGSPLPPELTMARWFTQWDIDLLWAVLCAFGAFFYLAGVWRLHRRGDRWPIYRTVFWILGLVLLAWVTNGPLNAYQDYLFSVHMMGHMLLTMAIPMLLVPGAPVTLALRAIQKRHDGTRGAREWIMWAVHSPFARVITNPIVAAVIFAASLWVFYFSDLLRWAMYDHLGHEWMIVHFLISGYLFVQSLIGIDPVPSRLPYALRLVILILVMATHAFFGITIMMHSGLMVAEWFGSMGRTWGATPLADQYVGGGIAWSVGEIPTLILAVIVGISWARDDDRVQKRRDRHADRTGDAELVEYNARLAALAERDAHAADREAHLGSS
- the rpsN gene encoding 30S ribosomal protein S14, with amino-acid sequence MAKKSKIARNNQRAEVVARYAEKRAELKKQLVDPASTDEQREAARVGLQKLPRNASPVRLRNRDVIDGRPRGHLSKFGVSRVRFRDMAHRGELPGVTKSSW
- the rpmG gene encoding 50S ribosomal protein L33 yields the protein MAKKAQDVRPIIKLRSTAGTGYTYVTRKNRRNNPDRIVLKKYDPVVRKHVEFREER
- the rpmB gene encoding 50S ribosomal protein L28, which produces MAAVCQVTGAVPGFGHNISHSHRRTKRRFDPNVQKKTYFVPSLGRKITLNVSAKGIKVIDARGIESVVKDLIAKGVKL